In Scatophagus argus isolate fScaArg1 chromosome 3, fScaArg1.pri, whole genome shotgun sequence, the genomic stretch CAAAAGCCATTAACTGATCACATGCAGAGGCTCAGCACACATCGCATCAGCCTGTCCACAAAAAGGCAGCATCGACAGATCAAGAGATCGTTATTTTAAAAGGTGGTTCAGGCTTCCAGTTGTAGGGGAAACCAGAGGACGGAGTTGACACAGTGGACAGTTTGAGACACTCCTCAGACACGATCACGCTTCCCAGAGAACAACTGGGAAATCTACATGGATGCAAGGGTGGTCCAGCTTTATAATTCCCTGAAAGGACACACAAAGGATTCAGAATATTTTGATATTAACAGTACACAGTTGGGGAGTAAAGCTCTGATGTAGGGATAATACTTTCCTTACCTGAGGTGTGAGATTTTTTTGAATCCTCTTCAGCTTGGCTTTTTTACGGCCGTTCTTTGTCACAATTGTCTCTTCATAGAACTCATGGGCCAAGTCACCATCTTCATCAAAGTACATAGAGCTGGAGCAGGGAGACATATTAAACTTTCAGTGCATGCTAAAATTACAGGTtgttaaatatatttcatttgtgaCTTGACAAtatcacaaaataatttcatgaGTAATTTCCAATCATACAATGTAATGAATATCAAACATTACTTCTgcacatactgaattttatgtcaaacaagaacacacacaaacacagacaaaaaatgGTTTCAGGGTGGCAAACCCACAAGCATGTGAGCATTAAAAACACTTCATGGACGAAGCTAACGTaagaaatcaaaacactgaGTCAACTGTCTTCCTGTGGGTAAAATGCCTATTGCAAAAGGTCAGGGAAGCACTGTAAGCAAATAACAGCTCAGTATAGATAGATATCAGATGTCCTGGTTTGTTGTATAATGTGTTAGAGGATGTGTCAAAATTGTTGTGCAAACGGCATGAATTAAGTCTCCGTCTTTCTCAGCGTAAACAACACAGactgagtgtgaatgtgtggaaaTGTTTTCCGGACATACACTGTTGGCCGGTCTTTTTAAATCCAGGACATAAAGAGGACAGGGACCCCAAACTAATCTTAAAACTATTAACTCCAAATTAATGACTGTAGACAAAAAAACTTTACTAggaattaagaaaaatataaatatgagtATATATTATTAGAACAGCAGAGTATTTGGGTCTACCAGTCTGCTACTACAATATCTGAACAAAGTCCGATTGGGTGCACATGATGCTGAACTTGTACTGTACCTTCGTCTGGTAAACACAAAAGGTGTTGCACCTGGGAAACTTCGAGCTCTCGCCAGTGACTGCTCATTTCCATCTTTGGTTGGGTCGTCCGTACTACCTGAGccagaaaaaggccaaaatCCTTTGGATTTGGAGCCGCTACCACCCatcttcagctgcagcacattatTTTCTTGGGTCTCGGGACTGCCAGTAGTGCTATAGTGTTACGGCACCAAATGAATGATGACCAGAAATCGAAACCTATGAAAAGTAACACACAAAAGTAAGGGGTTGAGTCATTGTAGTCAATATATTGAAACACAAGCTAAAATGTAATTACAATCAACACCTTTTTTAAGATGaggaaggacaaagaaaatgaacattGCTGATCCTCAGACACCAGTCCTCTGTGGCCACAGAAAGTGGTGCCACATATAAATTTGACCTTTAAGATGAAAAATGAGATATGCTATGCTACAACACCTAAGCATTTATAGTCAATGCAGTAAGATAATGAATATGCCATTATTtaatagtatttttttaaatataaagttTTATCTCGCTGAACCGAAAGACACAGAATAGAAGACCAGGCCCAGACTGATGTCGAGACCTGTAAGATTATAACTCCAGTCATATGTCCTATGCCCAAATGCCGGAATAGAGGACACCAGGCACATGACAGTACAACCAGACAACGCAACATGACATTAACACATAGATATGACCACGTCTCCATTGTGTGCTAATATCCAGTCAACTTAAATTAGTAtttgtaaagtgaaaaaaaaaatgctgaataatgTTAATCACCTCTAGAGTCTAGAGGGCTCGGTAACATTAGGTTATCTGAGCTGGAGAGCTAACTTGGGTAGCTAACCTTACTGACTAGCTTTGACCGACAAGACCGAGACCCTTAAGAAATTGTCCCTGCTTGCATTACAGTGGCTGTTATGTCACTTTGTGCCCGGGCTGCTTCTACTAACATTATCTGTATACAGTTAGCACATTAGCCAGGTCAACATGTCTCTCTCTGGTTTACAAAATTACGTTTACTGACGCTACGAAATGCTAGCGCTAGCCGATTTGCTCATTAGCGATTGCCGCTTCAGCTTAACTAGTTGACAACATACCTAAAGTGTGCTTTAGTATGTTCGCAGGAATTAAATGTTCTCTGATGAATATGTCTTGTTGGCTTGCTAAATCTGTACAAAACCTCCTAACACACACCCAACTACGCTAGCTGTTTATTCTAGCTAATCTTATTCTTCTCTGTCTTCGTCCGACGGCTGGTAAGGAGGCTTTGGTGAGCTAACGCCACCACATGGACAGGAGTGGGAAACTAGAAAGCTgtacaagaagaaaaagctgGACTGCCTAgatattttgtttatcttttatAGTCTAAgtgtattttcaaataaaggGTGAATATCAGTATGGTACACCATGCAGCCAAAAGGATGTGTACTGGACACTGTAAACCTTTGTGTCCTAAGGGCTCATTCTTATGATTTGGACTGGACCCTTATGTTTCAACAtaagggaaaccttaatgctgCAACATACtatatttgtcatttcagctgtataGCTTGCACAAGTAACACCCACAAAGAGACGCCATTTggtatggaagaacttgactgacctgcACATGTGGGATAAATTTGAATACTGTCTGCAAACCTGGGCTTCTCACCCAGAATCAGTACTCTCTGATCTCATGACTGTTTATGAGCAAATCCAGGTTCCAAACTCTTTTGAAAATTCTTCCCTGTAGGCCGTAAGAAGAGCACATAAATGTTCATGGTTCAACTTCTGCACTTACCACATGAGAATGTGGATCAAAGGTCGAATACACAATCAAACATAGTGGTTAATGCGGCATTTAAAATCCTAACAATGATATTAAACGACACAGTTTTATTAGATAATTAGAATGTAAACACattgtttcacatttcaatTTGTCCAAATCCATTTCACAAGTTCATTAAAGTGCCAACATTTAAAAGTTGTTTCACAGAATATACATGAAACTAAATATCACATGATAAAAGACCATAAAGACTAAAATTGTGTATTTAATAGAGCTATAAATAACCCAATCAAGCAGCATAGTTTTTCAAGAAAGAACTGCATCCAATTAAGTCAAAGATAATCCATTATTTCCCCCATTCAGTTCACAACAGTGGCTCCACTAGCGCATTAGgtagtttaaattaaatgtaacaGCAGCGTTCCTGCTTCATAAACAATATTTCACTGACTGAGCTACTTCCTTCCCTTTTACATTGCTGGTCAACGATACTATCCAGAGTAGCAGAATGTTCTTCgtgtttaaacatgaaaatcagtCAAGTCACTCGGAGTCAACCAGGAGTGGTAATCCTCGCCATGGCCTGCTTCATCATGTCTCTCGCTAGAGCGTAGCGCTTCACAATCTGCCGCACATGCTCCTCTTCCTCGCGCTTCAGGATTCGCAGAAAGTTGCACAACTCAGGAAAACTAAATGCATCCCACTGTGGAGGAGAGATACCTCACATTAAAACCAGCTGTATATGCGGTACAAAAAAATGTGGCTTTTTCAGCATATGTCACAAATATATCATGTGAATTAATTTCTCAGAGCCAAACAGAAACTTACATTTACATCCCCTGTCTCATTCTCTTTCAAAACCAGACTCAAGGCTTTTTCACTCGGGCCAGCACATAAGCGCAGGTAGAGGGGACACTCATCATCGGACAATTTACGCATGCACACtaaaggaaataaaattcaGCTGTTAGGAATCTGACACTTGGTTCTGTATTGTTTTACAGTAATCGTGCATCATCGATGACTCTACCTTGATTTTGTCTGTCAGTGCGTTCAAACAGGGCAAACTTAGCTGGGTTGTCCACCACAGTGAACTTGTTGAGCAGTGCCTCGATGACCTCTCTCACACACGTTTTGGAGCTTATATGCAGATGCTTGGCAGTGTCTCTGGGGAGGTAGAAAGACGTCCGCCGTCTCATTTGTCTGCCCTGCTGATCTTCGTCCTGTGTGGAGCTCAGGCTctgacagggagggagggagatgggaCGGACCAGCTGAAAGTTGACTTTGATGAAACCAGTGTAGGACCCGTCTTTATTCTGCACGGGAGACAGATTATTGTAAGAATGTAAGAAATTGTGTCAGCAAACTCTCACATACTGATTAAAATGCAGTTCAAGTAGACATGTTTTTCAAGGGTTATTAGTCACTCACAACCACCATGTAGAGATTGCTGTTGGTCTGTGCATTATACTCCTTGACCCTGTGTTGAATCTCACTAACAGTCAGCTTCTGTTTACCCCAATCGATTTGCtcatccttaaaaaaaaaaccacaacaacaaaagagcAGTCAGAGTACAGCCAACGCACCACATAATGTCAGCACAAAACTCATCCTCACAAGTGAGCTTCAAGGTCTTCATCTGTGGTTAGACAATAGAAACATGATTTCACATAGCTGACCAAACAGAGGCCAGTTTCCTGCATGTAGGACTGACCTTGTGAAAGAAAGCAGTAAAATACAGTTCCTGTTCTGAGCTATAGCTGTCACCCCGACTGCACAAAGCGCCTCCTGCTGTGCTTCCCCAGGTCATCTCCAAGTGTCACGTGTCTTTTCTTAGGTTTGTGTGTCAGAAATCTTCTGGTTCTCCTGGCgtttctctcttctgtctggacATATCCGATTCCACTAACAACTGTTTTTGGCCTCAGCATTTCCATTTGCTCCTCCCTGACAATAAAAACCACACAAAGATGTCTGGGGGGGACAGACCCCTCCCAGGACTAACCACTCAAATTATGCTATCAGTTTACCCAGTGTTATTGTTGACGTGTGTGCACATATTCATACTAATATGTCAAGTTTTCTAAcatatatcatatcatatataaTTCACCACATCACAACCTTTgggctgtgtttcagtataGACTAATGGGGCAATATTTTAGGGCCTTAAAAATCATGATTAAATTTTGAAAAAGCAGGAAGCTCAGTCAGACATGTCTCAGTGTTCTGGTTTTactgactattttttttttaacaatgagGTTGGAAACAGAACTCCTTCaaaatgataattaaaaaaaaatttaaagcaTGTTTTGTATTCTGTGTTACTTTATCTATGATAGTGAGTTTCTCAAAAATAAGGCCACCGGTGAAGTTGTGATACAGACAGTAATAAATGATATAAAGAATCTCTATGTAACTGgagttttctcctgtttttttatAGGCCTAATGAACATCTCTTTGGAGATTGTGGGAGAATGCATATTAATAATAATCTAAGATTAAAAATGGTGAACCACTCCTTTAACTACCTGATACTTGTGCTGGTAGAAGCATTTTTTTGTGGTACTCACATAAAGCCAGCTGTTGTTAAGTTATCCCCTCCCCTCAGCTCTCTCCTAAATGGCTTTCTGTATAGATGCCTTGACAATGAGGAGGTAATAAAACCAGTATCTTTGAGGACATATGGTACACTGATACTCAGTGGACAGCAGGGGACAATCTGGTAGCCTCCATCTGCTTTGACCCACCAAcctgcactttattttgaaagcagtaAAACAATCTGACAAAGGTTGCTTTCTGTACACATGTGACTGAGGCTTTGGTTCTCACCACATTTGTGTCCGTCTCGATGGAGTCAACAGAGAAATCTTCCTGGTCTGTTAACAAACTCCCGTCTTTTTGGCAGTCCAGTTGGATGAAGGATCGGCAGCGGTAGTGACAAGTATAACTGCAgtctaagagagagagagagtgtttgtgttcagcatTACAGGGTGTAAATTCAGCATTTTCTGTTATACTCTGGCTCAGGGTGAAGACCTCTGGTGTGGATTGTGTTCAGCAATCTGAGCTGAaaaaacatttcccaaaacGGACTGACCCAGAAGCAATACATAATGTGCCAAAATGCtcataatgaataaaataatgaacaatagtgtctgatatttaatgaaatgtcaTCTGTTTGGGTCTAAATGCGAcagttttgatttctttgttgAACTTTGTTGAACAGAAATGCTTGAAGTCCCCGATAAGGACGAGGAAATGTATCCCCAGGGACTGTCCATACAAACATGAAGCCTTCCAGAGCTTCCTACAGATTAGCACCGACTGTGATAAAGTTTCccatgaacagaaaaacaacaagagcaTCCTGCACCCCAGCGATTCCAGAAGCTGAAGACTTTATTACAGCTCTGTGAGCTTTGGATGGACGTGTCCGCATTATTATGGTGTCACAGAGGTGATTCAGGATTTAATTTGAGTGCATTTTAAGCCGTTTTGTAATGTTAACAGTTTTATAATCGTACCAGAGTTCTTGAGTAACCTTGGGTAAGCAGCCAGACTGGTTCATAATGGCTACTATTAAACCCATACGCAAGAATGAAAGACATTCTGGTATACTGCATCACACAGTGTCACAATGATGATTTAACGGTTAGTTGTGCGTATTTGCTCGTTAGATCAT encodes the following:
- the tusc2b gene encoding tumor suppressor 2, mitochondrial calcium regulator b produces the protein MGGSGSKSKGFWPFSGSGSTDDPTKDGNEQSLARARSFPGATPFVFTRRSSMYFDEDGDLAHEFYEETIVTKNGRKKAKLKRIQKNLTPQGIIKLDHPCIHVDFPVVLWEA
- the rassf1 gene encoding ras association domain-containing protein 1 isoform X1, whose translation is MSKCELIELKDLSVNDPIELAAPAARTAPPPVNPGQPSHFHVVRLVGDSVSIEAPLCQTGEAAVGHDFQPDSHTHLTWCDLCGEFIWGLYKPSLRCTNCSYTCHYRCRSFIQLDCQKDGSLLTDQEDFSVDSIETDTNVDEQIDWGKQKLTVSEIQHRVKEYNAQTNSNLYMVVNKDGSYTGFIKVNFQLVRPISLPPCQSLSSTQDEDQQGRQMRRRTSFYLPRDTAKHLHISSKTCVREVIEALLNKFTVVDNPAKFALFERTDRQNQVCMRKLSDDECPLYLRLCAGPSEKALSLVLKENETGDVNWDAFSFPELCNFLRILKREEEEHVRQIVKRYALARDMMKQAMARITTPG
- the rassf1 gene encoding ras association domain-containing protein 1 isoform X2, producing MTWGSTAGGALCSRGDSYSSEQELYFTAFFHKDEQIDWGKQKLTVSEIQHRVKEYNAQTNSNLYMVVNKDGSYTGFIKVNFQLVRPISLPPCQSLSSTQDEDQQGRQMRRRTSFYLPRDTAKHLHISSKTCVREVIEALLNKFTVVDNPAKFALFERTDRQNQVCMRKLSDDECPLYLRLCAGPSEKALSLVLKENETGDVNWDAFSFPELCNFLRILKREEEEHVRQIVKRYALARDMMKQAMARITTPG